The Microbacterium phyllosphaerae region TCGCCGGTCTCCCGGTGATCGTCGGCGGGCGCGGTGATCCCACGGAGCGAGCGGTGGTCTCGACCGCCTCCTACGAGGCGCGCGCGTTCGGCATCGGGTCGGGCATGCCGTTGAAGATCGCGGCGCGCAAGGCGCCCGAGGATGCCGTCTTCCTCCCCGTCGATCACGAGGCGTACGAAGCGGCCTCAGCCGAGGTCATGGCGGCACTGCGCGCCCTTCCGGATGTCGTGCTGGAGGTCATCGGCTGGGACGAGTGCTTCCTCGGGGTCGACACCGACGACCCGGAGACTGTGGCCCGCTCGGCTCAGGCCGCGGTGCTCGACGCGACAGGGCTCCACTGCTCTGTCGGCGTCGGCGACAACAGAGTGCGTGCGAAGATCGCCACCGAGTTCGGCAAACCTCGGGGTGTGTTCCGCCTCACCGCCGAGAACTGGTTCGAGGTGATGGGCGACAGGCCGACGCGTGATCTCTGGGGAGTCGGGCCGAAGGTGCAGAAGAGGCTCGCCGCCCTCGGCATCCGTTCGGTGCGAGAGCTCGCGGATGCCGACGAGGAGCTGCTCGTCTCCGAGTTCGGTCCGCGGATGGGCGTCTGGTACCACGGACTCGGCTCGGGGCTCGGGCCGACCGCGGTCGATCCGACTCCGTGGGTGGCGCGCAGCCACAGCCGCGAGACGACGTTCCCGCAGAACCTCACCACGGCGAGGCAGGTGGAGGCCGCGCTCGCGGAGCTCGCCGGTCACGCCTTCGACGACTGCGCGGCCGAGGGGCGACCGGTCGTGCGGGTGCATCTCAAGGTGCGGTACGCGCCCTTCGAGACGAAGACGTTCGGACGCAAGCTGGCGGCGCCGACCACGGAGCGCGGCGATGTGATCGATGCAGCCCTCGCCCTCGGATCCACGATCGATCAGCAGCGAGAGGTCAGGCTCCTCGGCGTGCGGGCCGAGATGACGATGCCCGAGAGCGATGAGTCCGTGGAGCGGACGCCGGTCAGAGGGCGAATCTGACTCGAGTTCTCAGCCGGATCATCAGCGGATGACCGCAGCGATCGCGCTCACCTCGATCAGAGCGCCCGGCACGCCGAGCCCGGCGACGAGAGCGGCGGTGACCAGGGGAGGCGCGCCCTCGCGCGCGAGCGTCGAGGCCACTGCGCCGTAGGCGGCGCGCAGATCGGCATCCTGATGGATGTGGATGGTCCAGCTGACGACGTCGTCGAGGCCGGCGCCCGCGTGCTCGAGGGCGATGCGGGCGTTCTGGACGGCTCGGAGCGACTGCTCTGCGGCATCCGCCGAGACGAGTGCTCCGGTGTCATCGACGCCGTTCTGCCCGCCGACGAGGATCGTCGTCGCCCCGGGAGGGATGACGGCGACATGGCTGAAGGCCGGGCTCACGACGAGTCCGGCCGGCTGTGCGAGTGTGATCTCCATGCGCCCGAGTCTGCACCCGGGCTCGGACATCGGCACCTGCGGGTCGTGAGGACTGTCGGGGCGGGCACGAGGCCCGCCCCGACAGCGCTCAGCCGACCTTCTTGACCGTGTACCGGAAGACGTCGGTGCGCAGCACGTCTCCCGAGGTCTTCACGATCTTGATCGTGTGCTCCTTGTCCTTCAGACCGGAGACCGTGAACAGTTCCTGGTTCGAGACGCGGGAGTCGCCGTGCGTGTCGACGCTCTTCACCTTCTTGCCGTCGATGTACACGTCGACAGCACCCTGGTCGGGTCCCTTCGGTGCGACCCACGTGACGCCCGTTCCGCGGAACGTGAACGACACGGAGTCGCCGTCGGTCGCTGTCGCGTGCACGTCGTCGAGGTGGTCTCCGGTGAAGCCGAAGTCGAGCGTCGCGTCGCCGACCGGGAGCGCCGCCAGGTACGAGGACTTCAGGGTCACCGTCGTGC contains the following coding sequences:
- a CDS encoding DNA polymerase IV; translated protein: MASWVLHVDMDQFIAAVEVLRRPELAGLPVIVGGRGDPTERAVVSTASYEARAFGIGSGMPLKIAARKAPEDAVFLPVDHEAYEAASAEVMAALRALPDVVLEVIGWDECFLGVDTDDPETVARSAQAAVLDATGLHCSVGVGDNRVRAKIATEFGKPRGVFRLTAENWFEVMGDRPTRDLWGVGPKVQKRLAALGIRSVRELADADEELLVSEFGPRMGVWYHGLGSGLGPTAVDPTPWVARSHSRETTFPQNLTTARQVEAALAELAGHAFDDCAAEGRPVVRVHLKVRYAPFETKTFGRKLAAPTTERGDVIDAALALGSTIDQQREVRLLGVRAEMTMPESDESVERTPVRGRI
- a CDS encoding RidA family protein, translating into MEITLAQPAGLVVSPAFSHVAVIPPGATTILVGGQNGVDDTGALVSADAAEQSLRAVQNARIALEHAGAGLDDVVSWTIHIHQDADLRAAYGAVASTLAREGAPPLVTAALVAGLGVPGALIEVSAIAAVIR